In Sander vitreus isolate 19-12246 chromosome 12, sanVit1, whole genome shotgun sequence, the following proteins share a genomic window:
- the gigyf2 gene encoding GRB10-interacting GYF protein 2 isoform X4, giving the protein MAETQTLNFGPEWLRALSGGGGGSGGGGGGGCGVASPPLSPALPKYKLADYRYGREEMLALYVKDNKIPIDLHDKEFLPILQEEPLPPLALVSFTEEEQRNFSMSVNSAAVLRLTGRGGGPIVGAPRGRSTSRGRGRGRGDGGFYQRSFDDVEGFGRGGREMHRSQSWEERGERRFEKPGRKDPAEVAPGHFPMNHIRGNYEDGVTVPPRKHDFTRSESENWRTSQNGEDDEGGWRLAGSRRDSDWWCPTSPDGPRSAGWHPDQRRRFPFDAREDERGYRRPRSGSGSLEDERDSLPEWCLEDADEEAGTFDSSGAFLSLKKASKEPILEEAELDFKPLEECEEGLEEDDCQPRETKEMETEAKREAERKVLEPQAPAQSLSLSQPNRTEESERPSERHPPLELQPAPCKVPLHVPMSNSMLESLPMNHISTTLAELSAPSPSIQLPQKPMEVPVAMNNPLPFPSSIIAPIGRPTTVPHDTDEDEGLKHFEQEAEKMVAYLQDSVVDDDRLTAKTSEKSKPAGLPLTHEAALKWFYKDPQGEIQGPFNNQEMAEWFQAGYFTMSLLVKRGCDEVFQALGEIMKIWGRVPFTPGPAPPPLQGDGDQERLKRQQELTALNLYQLQQLQYQYLLRQQYAQALAQQKAAALSSAPLQQQQQHQQQINLLLQQYQALKLRASESLLPPVTRSLSVPDSGSVWEMQNPSSQASCTPNVQQAASNTWDGSSVWDLPIDSIAQAPTIEQMQQLEKSKSAKLELERREAELRAKREEEERKRMEEALRVRQVEERKRLEEEELARQKQEEALRRQREQEEAHRRQKEEEERMKQEEALRRLEERRREEEERKKREEFLRKQEEERRKQEELEILRRREEEKRAEEEATAAVAAAALAQQQLEEQKRREQEAQRQQELQRQRQQQQEALRRLQQQQQQQLAHMKLPSSSKWGQQSVNAINQTQSTLSLAEIQKLEEERERQTQEEQRRRQQELLKLQQQQALQLAQQPQAKLSGWGSVAKQPAATKSLLEIQREEAQQMKQRKEQQQQQQQQQQQQQQQQQQQQQQQQQQQQQQQQQQQQPHPIAPQQIRTQNRTTSSLSNSVWGSVNTSTCTNWGSDSSSIWGDTHNSNMGFWDEAVKEAVQQPPQTKKSSTQKNNKGNANISNSVSGRANKKVEEEEKLLKLFQGVNKSQQDTFMQWCEQTLHTLNTANNLDVPTFASFLKEVDSPYEVHDYVRAYLGDTPEAKDFAKQFLERRAKQNANQQKQTPQKQQQPLKQQQDSVWGGTGSSSLYQSNHTSGQQQCFETVTSGKKKKKQKMVRADPSLLGFSVNASSERLNMGEIETLEDF; this is encoded by the exons ATGGCCGAAACTCAGACACTTAACTTTGGACCTGAATG gctcCGCGCCTTGTCTGGAGGTGGTGGTggcagtggtggtggtggaggcgGTGGCTGCGGGGTTGCCTCTCCACCCCTCTCACCTGCATTGCCAAAGTATAAACTTGCAGACTATCGCTACGGGAGAGAAGAAATGTTAGCACTTTATGTAAAGGATAACAAG ATCCCTATAGACCTACATGATAAGGAGTTCCTGCCGATATTGCAAGAGGAGCCTTTGCCGCCTCTGGCACTTGTGTCTTTTACAGAGGAGGAACAG AGAAATTTTTCCATGTCTGTAAACAGTGCAGCTGTACTTCGGCTGACAGGGCGAGGAGGTGGTCCGATAGTAGGGGCACCAAGAGGCCGAAGTACCTCAAGGGGTAGAG GCCGGggaagaggagatggagggTTTTACCAAAGAAGTTTTGATGATGTGGAAGGTTTTGGTcgtggagggagggagatgcATCGCTCCCAAAGCTGGGAAGAAAG GGGAGAAAGACGGTTTGAAAAGCCAGGTCGAAAAGACCCAG CTGAAGTTGCTCCAGGACATTTTCCAATGAATCACA TCCGAGGAAACTATGAGGATGGTGTAACagtcccaccgaggaagcacgACTTCACGCGGTCAGAGAGTGAGAACTGGCGTACTTCTCAGAATGGTGAGGATGATGAGGGGGGCTGGCGCCTGGCGGGGTCTCGGCGGGACAGTGACTGGTGGTGCCCCACGAGCCCAG ATGGGCCTCGGTCAGCAGGGTGGCACCCAGATCAGCGTCGCCGTTTTCCATTTGATGCAAGAGAAGACGAGCGTGGCTACAGGAGGCCACGGTCAGGCAGCGGCAGCCTGGAGGACGAGAGGGACAGCTTGCCAGAGTGGTGCCTGGAGGACGCAGATGAGGAGGCAGGCACCTTCGACTCGTCGGGAGCCTTTCTTTCACTCAAG AAAGCCTCCAAGGAGCCAATCCTGGAGGAGGCAGAGCTCGACTTCAAACCCTTGGAAGAGTGTGAAGAGGGCCTGGAGGAGGATGACTGCCAGCCCAGGGAGACCAAAGAAATGGAAACGGAGGCCAAGAGAGAGGCCGAACGAAAAG TCTTAGAGCCCCAGGCTCCTGCCCAGTCTCTGTCCCTGAGCCAGCCCAACAGAACAGAAGAGTCTGAGAGGCCATCTGAACGGCATCCACCCCTGGAGCTCCAACCAGCGCCCTGTAAAGTCCCCCTGCACGTCCCCATGTCTAACAGTATGCTTGAGTCCCTACCCATGAACCACATTTCTACAACCCTTGCAG AATTATCTGCTCCATCGCCCAGCATCCAGCTACCACAAAAGCCCATGGAGGTTCCTGTGGCGATGAATAATCCTTTGCCCTTCCCTTCAAGTATAATTGCACCTATTGGCAGGCCCACCACTGTGCCACACGACACAGATGAAGATGAGGGACTGAAACACTTTGAGCAG GAGGCAGAAAAAATGGTAGCATACCTACAGGATAGTGTGGTGGATGATGACAGGCTTACAGCAAAGACTTCAGAGAAGTCCAAACCTGCAGGCCTGCCGCTCACCCACGAGGCTGCTCTCAAGTGGTTCTACAAAGACCCCCAAGGGGAGATACAGG GTCCATTCAATAACCAGGAGATGGCTGAGTGGTTCCAGGCTGGTTACTTCACAATGTCTCTCCTAGTCAAAAGAGGGTGTGATGAAGTATTTCAAGCACTTGGAGAGATCATGAAGATATGGGGAAGAGTACCGTTTACTCCAGGCCCTGCACCACCACCTCTACAG GGGGATGGTGATCAAGAGAGGTTGAAGAGGCAGCAAGAGCTCACTGCTCTCAACCTTTACCAGTTACAGCAGCTCCAATATCAATACCTCCTCAG GCAGCAGTATGCTCAGGCCCTGGCCCAGCAGAAAGCTGCAGCTCTTAGCTCAGCTCCTcttcaacagcagcaacaacaccaaCAGCAGATCAACCTGCTTCTACAGCAATACCAGGCTCTCAAGCTAAG AGCGTCTGAGAGCCTCCTACCTCCTGTTACCCGGTCCCTGTCTGTACCAGACTCTGGTTCTGTGTGGGAAATGCAGAACCCGTCCTCTCAGGCGTCTTGCACACCAAATGTCCAACAAGCTGCTTCAAACA CATGGGATGGCAGCAGCGTGTGGGATTTACCTATAGACTCCATAGCACAGGCTCCAACCATCGAGCAGATGCAACAGTTAGAGAAGTCAAAGTCTGCAAAG TTGGAGTTGGAGAGGCGAGAGGCAGAACTGAGAGCCaaaagggaggaagaggagaggaaacggaTGGAGGAGGCCCTGAGGGTTCGACAGGTGGAGGAACGCAAACGCTTGGAAGAAGAGGAGCTGGCACGGCAAAAACAG GAGGAGGCTTTAAGACGGCAGCGAGAGCAAGAAGAGGCACATCGCAgacaaaaagaggaagaggagagaatgAAACAAGAGGAAGCTCTGCGTAGATTAGAGGAGAGGcggagggaagaggaggagagaaagaaacggGAAGAGTTCCTTCGGAAACAG GAAGAAGAGCGCAGAAAGCAAGAGGAACTTGAAATATTAAGGAGGCGTGAGGAGGAGAAGCGAGCGGAAGAAGAGGCAACAGCTGCTGTGGCAGCAGCTGCTCTGGCCCAACAACAACTGGAGGAGcagaagaggagagagcaggaggCCCAAAGACAGCAGGAGCTGCAGAGACAGAGGCAGCAGCAACAAGAGGCCCTCAGGAGacttcaacagcagcagcagcaacagcttgCACACATGAAG CTTCCATCCTCTTCAAAGTGGGGCCAGCAGTCGGTCAACGCTATAAACCAGACTCAGAGCACCCTGTCACTGGCTGAGATCCAGAAactggaagaggagagagaacgaCAGACACAGGAGGAG CAGAGACGTCGGCAACAAGAGCTCCTGaagctacagcagcagcaggccttGCAACTGGCTCAGCAGCCCCAGGCCAAGCTGTCTGGTTGGGGTAGTGTGGCAAAACAGCCAGCTGCAACTAAATCTTTGCTGGAGATTCAAAGGGAAGAGGCCCAGCAGATGAAACAGCggaaggagcagcagcagcagcagcagcagcagcaacaacaacaacagcaacaacagcagcagcagcaacaacaacagcagcaacaacaacaacaacaacagcagcagcagcagcaaccacACCCCATTGCCCCCCAACAGATCCGTACTCAAAACAGAACT ACATCGTCTCTGAGTAACTCGGTGTGGGGGTCTGTGAACACTAGCACCTGCACTAATTGGGGCTCAGACTCCAGCAGTATCTGGGGTGACACCCACAACTCTAACATGGGCTTCTGGGATGAAGCTGTGAAAGAGGCTGTCCAGCAACCTCCTCAAACCAAGAAAAGCAGCACGCAGAAGAACAACAAAGGCAACGCCAACATCAG TAACTCTGTGAGTGGGCGGGCCAATAAAAAagtagaagaggaggagaagctgCTAAAGTTGTTTCAAGGGGTCAATAAGAGCCAGCAAGACACCTTCATGCAATGGTGTGAGCAAACCCTGCACACCCTCAACACAGCCAACAATCTGGATG TTCCAACATTTGCATCCTTCCTGAAAGAAGTGGACTCTCCATACGAGGTGCACGACTATGTCAGGGCTTATCTGGGGGACACTCCCGAGGCCAAGGACTTTGCCAAGCAGTTCCTCGAACGTCGTGCCAAACAGAACGCTAaccaacagaaacagacaccGCAGAAACAACAGCAACCCCTCAAGCAGCAGCAG GATTCTGTATGGGGTGGAACGGGCTCTTCGTCACTCTATCAGTCCAACCATACAAGTGGCcagcagcagtgctttgagACCGTCACCtcagggaaaaagaaaaagaagcagaagATGGTCCGCGCAGACCCAAGCCTTCTAG gtttttctGTGAATGCGTCATCTGAGAGATTGAATATGGGAGAGATTGAGACTTTGGAGGACTTTTAA